A single genomic interval of Heliangelus exortis chromosome 20, bHelExo1.hap1, whole genome shotgun sequence harbors:
- the PRKAR1A gene encoding cAMP-dependent protein kinase type I-alpha regulatory subunit, giving the protein MAASSSSSSEEERSLRECELYVQKHNIQQLLKDCIVQLCTVRPERPMGFLREYFERLEKEETKQLLKLSGSRSDSREDEISPPPPMNPVVKGRRRRGAISAEVYTEEDAASYVRKVIPKDYKTMAALAKAIEKNVLFAHLDDNERSDIFDAMFPVTYIAGETVIQQGDEGDNFYVVDQGEMDVYVNNEWATSVGEGGSFGELALIYGTPRAATVKAKTNVKLWGIDRDSYRRILMGSTLRKRKMYEEFLSKVSILESLDKWERLTVADALEPVQFEDGQKIVVQGEPGDEFFIILEGTAAVLQRRSENEEFVEVGRLAPSDYFGEIALLMNRPRAATVVARGLLKCVKLDRPRFERVLGPCSDILKRNIQQYNSFVSLSV; this is encoded by the exons atggcagcttcaagcagcagcagcagtgaggaggagaggagccTTCGGGAATGTGAACTTTATGTCCAAAAACACAacatccagcagctgctgaaggatTGCATTGTACAGCTGTGCACAGTGAGGCCTGAAAGACCCATGGGATTCCTCAGGGAATACTTTGAGAGACTGGAGAAG gaggaaacaaaacagtTGTTGAAGTTGTCTGGGTCTCGTTCAGACTCCAGGGAGGATGaaatctctcctcctcctcccatgaACCCCGTGGTGAAGGGCAGAAGAAGACGTGGGGCCATCAGTGCAGAAGTCTACACAGAAGAGGATGCTGCATCTTATGTTAGAAAG GTTATTCCAAAAGATTACAAGACTATGGCTGCTTTAGCAAAAGCCATTGAGAAGAATGTGCTGTTTGCCCATCTTGATGATAATGAGAGAAG tgacatcTTTGATGCAATGTTCCCTGTCACATACATTGCAGGAGAGACTGTCATACAGCAAG gtGACGAAGGTGATAACTTCTATGTTGTTGATCAAGGAGAAATGGAT GTTTATGTCAACAACGAGTGGGCAACCAGTGTTGGGGAGGGTGGAAGCTTTGGAGAACTTGCCCTCATCTATGGAACTCCCCGTGCTGCCACTGTCAAGGCAAAGACAAATGTGAAGTTGTGGGGCATTGACAGAGACAGCTACAGAAGGATCCTGATG gggAGTACTTtgaggaagagaaagatgtATGAGGAATTCCTTAGCAAAGTATCTATATTGG AATCTCTGGACAAGTGGGAACGCCTGACGGTGGCTGATGCCTTGGAACCAGTTCAGTTTGAGGATGGACAAAAGATTGTGGTCCAGGGAGAGCCAGGAGATGAGTTCTTCATTATTTTGGAG GGCACAGCTGCAGTGCTACAGCGTCGGTCAGAAAATGAGGAATTTGTTGAAGTGGGCAGACTGGCACCTTCTGATTATTTTG GTGAAATAGCTCTGCTGATGAACCGTCCTCGTGCTGCCACAGTTGTTGCTCGTGGCCTCTTGAAGTGTGTGAAGCTGGACCGGCCCCGCTTCGAGCGCGTCCTGGGCCCCTGTTCGGATATTCTCAAGCGCAACATTCAGCAGTACAACAGTTTTGTATCACTGTCTGTCTGA